One Paraburkholderia phytofirmans OLGA172 genomic window carries:
- a CDS encoding AMP-binding protein — protein sequence MVLPLLQRAGCVESLVDRHVRAGRGERTALIECSSEGRRSLSYAQLAAATIRLAGELDVELGGCRAQQRIAIVGSSTLETLCIWLAAMRAGHLPFLVHPDLGDDAYDLLFSDFDPARVFRDRTARVRHGLDLRPVDEAGLERREVAAACMAIRREPGADTDTGPDLRAAFCLASSGSTGRPKICVHSHHAVASFERHVTGPMWRLRDDDIVLGTSGPYFSFGLQGIHPALSIGATSVLLPGWQSHDEFLAAIEAERVSVFLAVPTLYHLLMARAKRPFRLDSLRLCLAAGERLPAVVRERWEAFSRAPMLDSIGTTETFLPYLSEVAGVASGLREVAAFGYEWTAAGGDPDTGAYGSAGALDDASVLRVTGDALMLGCFRPGESAAYQPQGPTFDPGDLFARAGDGWRFLSRRSERTKVAGHWVSPQDLEEFLLADPRVVKAAALPVETPEGLVRLRAFIVLDVPEYCAAHIVDDMIRRIQRELKPGALRPDRIEVVRDLQSTPSGKLRREALHVAPQNGTGCVLSGPRR from the coding sequence ATGGTATTACCGCTGCTGCAGCGGGCAGGTTGCGTCGAGTCGCTGGTCGACCGGCATGTGCGGGCGGGACGCGGCGAGCGTACCGCGCTAATTGAGTGTTCCAGCGAGGGCCGGCGCAGCCTCAGCTATGCGCAATTGGCCGCCGCTACCATTCGGCTCGCGGGTGAGCTCGACGTGGAGTTGGGCGGATGCCGTGCGCAGCAGCGCATTGCCATCGTCGGAAGCTCGACGCTCGAAACGCTCTGCATCTGGCTTGCGGCGATGCGCGCGGGACACTTGCCGTTTCTTGTCCATCCGGACCTCGGCGACGATGCATACGACCTCCTCTTCAGCGATTTCGATCCCGCACGCGTTTTTCGCGACCGCACCGCGCGGGTACGGCACGGCCTCGATTTGCGGCCGGTCGACGAGGCTGGACTTGAGCGCCGCGAGGTCGCCGCCGCGTGCATGGCCATCCGGCGCGAGCCGGGGGCTGACACCGATACCGGGCCGGACTTGCGTGCCGCATTCTGCCTTGCATCGTCTGGATCGACGGGACGCCCGAAGATCTGCGTGCATTCCCATCACGCGGTGGCTTCATTTGAACGGCACGTGACAGGACCCATGTGGCGGTTGAGAGATGACGATATCGTGTTGGGGACGAGCGGGCCGTACTTTTCGTTTGGGCTGCAAGGCATCCATCCGGCGCTGTCGATCGGCGCCACGTCCGTACTGCTGCCCGGCTGGCAAAGCCACGACGAATTTCTCGCGGCCATCGAAGCGGAGCGAGTCAGTGTGTTCCTCGCGGTGCCGACGCTGTATCACCTGTTGATGGCGCGCGCGAAGCGGCCGTTCAGGCTCGACTCGCTGCGCTTGTGTCTTGCTGCGGGTGAACGGCTGCCGGCTGTAGTGCGTGAGCGTTGGGAGGCGTTCTCGCGCGCACCGATGCTCGATTCAATCGGCACGACGGAAACTTTTCTACCCTATCTGTCTGAAGTCGCTGGTGTTGCGTCCGGTCTGCGCGAGGTCGCGGCATTTGGCTATGAATGGACTGCGGCAGGGGGAGACCCCGACACCGGCGCATACGGGAGCGCAGGCGCGCTCGACGATGCATCGGTGTTGCGCGTCACCGGTGACGCGCTGATGCTAGGGTGTTTCCGACCCGGGGAGAGCGCAGCTTACCAGCCGCAAGGCCCCACTTTCGACCCCGGCGATCTGTTTGCGCGCGCTGGCGACGGCTGGCGCTTCCTGTCACGTCGCTCTGAGCGAACGAAGGTTGCGGGGCATTGGGTGTCACCACAAGATCTGGAAGAGTTCCTGCTCGCCGATCCACGCGTGGTGAAGGCCGCGGCGCTGCCGGTCGAGACGCCCGAAGGGCTGGTGCGGCTACGCGCATTTATCGTGCTGGACGTTCCGGAGTACTGCGCGGCGCATATCGTCGACGATATGATCCGGCGCATCCAGCGTGAACTCAAACCGGGCGCCCTGCGTCCGGACCGAATCGAGGTCGTGCGGGACCTGCAGAGCACGCCGAGCGGCAAACTCAGGCGCGAGGCGTTGCACGTAGCACCGCAGAACGGTACGGGGTGTGTACTGTCTGGCCCGCGGCGTTGA
- a CDS encoding class I fructose-bisphosphate aldolase: MTYIARKRRWSRFVDPQSGSALIVPIDHGLTIGPVRGIARLEDMVGWVSRGLQTGVVVHKGLAERLGLVTSGGMMIHLNGALSLDEQPDRKRLLTSVEASMRLGADAVSVQTNFLPANTGSNLRLLGRVIDDAHQFGLPVLAMLYDKTGTGNASERMRRMRHFVRAAVEMGVDAIKLGVPDDLSAIAELIDGVQSHTSVVFAGGERKSDEQLVELARAIVQYGGAGLCVGRNVFQHDDPCSILAELRDALRTARTACGEPDGARRFPGESRPHFEPHGLCKPVKDPACVITT; this comes from the coding sequence ATGACCTACATTGCACGCAAGCGACGCTGGTCGCGGTTTGTCGATCCGCAAAGCGGATCCGCACTGATCGTGCCGATCGACCACGGTCTGACGATCGGCCCCGTACGCGGTATCGCACGTCTCGAAGACATGGTTGGCTGGGTGTCGCGGGGCTTGCAAACGGGGGTCGTCGTGCACAAGGGACTCGCGGAACGCCTGGGGCTTGTGACCAGCGGCGGAATGATGATTCATCTGAACGGTGCGCTGTCCCTCGACGAACAGCCTGACCGGAAGCGTCTGCTGACATCAGTTGAGGCGTCAATGCGGCTGGGTGCCGATGCGGTTTCGGTGCAAACCAATTTTTTGCCTGCGAACACGGGCTCCAACCTGCGACTGCTCGGCCGCGTGATCGACGATGCGCATCAGTTCGGGCTGCCGGTGCTCGCGATGCTCTATGACAAGACGGGTACCGGTAACGCGAGCGAGCGTATGAGACGGATGCGCCATTTCGTGCGTGCGGCGGTCGAAATGGGAGTCGATGCAATCAAGCTCGGCGTTCCCGATGACCTCTCCGCGATCGCCGAGTTGATTGACGGCGTGCAATCGCACACGAGCGTCGTGTTCGCAGGTGGCGAGCGCAAGTCGGATGAACAGTTGGTCGAACTGGCGCGCGCGATCGTGCAGTACGGCGGGGCGGGTTTGTGCGTCGGCCGTAATGTGTTCCAGCACGACGATCCGTGCAGCATTCTGGCGGAACTGCGCGACGCGTTGCGTACTGCGCGTACCGCATGCGGTGAGCCCGACGGGGCGCGGAGATTTCCGGGCGAGTCGCGACCGCATTTCGAACCGCACGGGCTGTGCAAGCCGGTTAAGGACCCGGCCTGCGTCATAACGACGTAA